The Takifugu flavidus isolate HTHZ2018 chromosome 21, ASM371156v2, whole genome shotgun sequence genome has a window encoding:
- the slc39a7 gene encoding zinc transporter Slc39a7 — MGCPHLLLLAVVASSLFPLNLHSGSAHSHSHGDHSHHHHGHSHGDQEHFHDPEVKMFHGASKWSAEANLPKEEPHGHGHAHDHGHGHAHDHGHAHDHGHGHAHDHGHAHDQGHGHAHDHGHAHDHGHAHDHKEESGHRGSQGWKKDKRKAPQRDMVELWMQAIGSTLLISAAPFLILFLIPVQSNSDQHQNLLKILLSFASGGLLGDAFLHLIPHALAPHSHHGDDHGHAHKSEESHGHSHGAEHDHVMSVGLWVLGGLVAFLIVEKFVRLLKGNEGHGHSHSSSQAKPKEKHSDDEDEKEKEKTAKATKDEPCTDIKVSGYLNLAADVIHNFTDGLAMGASFLVSPTVGTITTLTILLHEVPHEIGDFAILIQSGCTKRKAIFLQLLTALGAVAGTICSLLAQGAGTAATTWILPFTAGGFVYIATVTVLPELLVGRSSFGQSVMEILALLFGVGMMVVIAEYE; from the exons ATGGGATGcccacacctgctgctgctggcggtTGTCGCATCTTCACTATTTCCTCTAAACTTACATTCAGGCTCTGCTCACAGCCATTCCCATGGTGACCACAGCCACCATCATCATGGTCACTCCCATGGAGACCAGGAGCATTTCCATGACCCTGAGGTGAAGATGTTCCATGGAGCAAGCAAGTGGAGCGCTGAGGCCAACCTCCCCAAAGAGGAGCCCCATGGACACGGACACGCTCACGATCATGGACACGGACACGCTCACGATCATGGACACGCTCACGATCATGGACACGGACACGCTCACGATCATGGACACGCTCACGATCAGGGACACGGACACGCTCACGATCATGGACACGCTCACGATCATGGACACGCTCACGATCACAAGGAGGAGAGTGGCCACCGGGGCTCTCAGGGGTGGAAGAAGGACAAGAGGAAAGCCCCACAGAGGGACATGGTGGAGCTCTGGATGCAG gccatCGGGTCCACCCTGCTGATCAGCGCGGCTCCCTTCCTCATCCTGTTCCTGATCCCAGTTCAGTCCAACAGCGACCAacaccagaacctgctgaagattCTGCTCAGCTTCGCCTCGGGGGGTCTGCTGGGCGACgccttcctccacctcatccCTCACGCGTTGG CCCCACACTCTCACCATGGAGACGACCACGGACACGCCCACAAAAGTGAAGAGTCCCATGGCCACTCCCACG GAGCCGAGCACGATCACGTCATGTCGGTGGGTTTGTGGGTTCTCGGAGGACTCGTTGCGTTTCTGATCGTGGAGAAGTTTGTGCGTCTGCTCAAGGGCAACGAGGGCCACGGCCACTCTCACAGCTCCTCTCAAG CCAAGCCAAAAGAAAAGcacagtgatgatgaagacgagaaggaaaaggagaagacgGCAAAGGCCACAAAAGATGAGCCCTGCACAG ACATCAAGGTGTCGGGTTACCTGAACCTGGCAGCTGACgtcatccataatttcaccgaTGGCCTGGCCATGGGGGCGTCCTTCCTGGTTAGTCCGACGGTCGGCACGATAACCACCCTCACCATCCTACTGCACGAGGTCCCGCATGAGATCGGAGACTTCGCCATCCTCATCCAGTCAGGCTGCACCAAAAGAAAG GCcatttttctccagctgctgacgGCCCTTGGGGCTGTGGCCGGGACGATCTGCTCGCTGTTGGCGCAGGGCGCGGGCACGGCAGCGACCACCTGGATCCTCCCGTTCACTGCCGGGGGCTTCGTCTACATCGCCACGGTGACGGTCCTCCCAGAACTGCTGGTGGGTCGCTCCAGTTTCGGCCAGTCTGTGATGGAGATTCTGGCTTTGCTGTTTGGAGTCGGCATGATGGTGGTGATCGCGGAGTACGAGTGA
- the LOC130518449 gene encoding formyl peptide receptor 2-like, with product MVLNGTGSSQGHVYPAWSSTSGVCGRSRDQNPALDLHSFIGTMFLNTSLSPHILNKRQEGSGDIEAITAKFAIIIFTVTVLFGLVGNAMVIWVAGFKLKPNVTNVWLVNLAVADFIFCSTRILSLIKNLFYDYWPYGLFFCRFNGFFKYANMFCSVFLLAIISMDRVLCVWQPFFARRRRTLLAARMVAIGVWIAAVILSSPYFIYRRISMGNNNLSRCSTGVEDRQSSTNVALYTNRFLCGFLLPFVVILVCYILAGVGIRRTRLSGKSRPLRILASLVIAFFVCWAPYHCIQLVKLVFGKNEAVKILSPLTSAVAYFNSCINPLLYFCMGLQGRGHFRQSLTGVYKRALEDDLERQMMQSNEQSLDDSTTSKHSTVMATGRSLAVKATPTFS from the exons atggTGTTGAATGGTACAGGCAGCTCACAGGGACATGTGTACCCAGCCTGGAGCAGCACATCTGGGGTCTGCGGGCGTTCAAGAGACCAAAACCCAGCGCTTGACCTCCACTCATTCAT TGGAACAATGTTCCTAAACacgtctctgtctcctcacatCCTCAATAAGAGGCAGGAGGGCAGCGGGGACATCGAGGCCATCACTGCCAAGTtcgccatcatcatcttcactgtGACTGTCCTGTTCGGCCTTGTGGGAAACGCCATGGTCATTTGGGTGGCTGGATTCAAGTTAAAG cccAACGTCACCAACGTGTGGTTGGTGAATCTGGCCGTGGCCGacttcatcttctgctccacGCGCATCCTGTCGCTCATCAAGAACCTCTTCTACGACTACTGGCCGTACGgcctcttcttctgcaggttcAACGGTTTCTTCAAGTACGCCAACATGTTCTGCTCTGTGTTCCTGCTCGCCATCATCAGTATGGACCGGGTGCTTTGCGTATGGCAGCCATTCTTTGCCAGGCGAAGAAGAACCCTACTGGCCGCCAGGATGGTGGCCATTGGCGTCTGGATTGCGGCCGTCATCCTCAGCAGCCCCTACTTTATTTACCGCCGCATCTCTATGGGTAACAACAACCTGAGTCGGTGTTCTACGGGTGTTGAAGACAGGCAGAGTAGCACTAATGTAGCGCTGTACACCAATCGCTTCCTGTGCGGCTTCCTGCTGCCCTTCGTAGTCATCCTCGTTTGTTACATCCTGGCCGGGGTTGGTATTCGCCGGACCCGCCTGTCAGGAAAGTCCCGCCCCCTGCGCATACTGGCATCATTAGTGATCGCTTTCTTCGTGTGCTGGGCGCCGTACCACTGCATCCAGCTGGTGAAGCTGGTGTTTGGGAAGAACGAGGCGGTGAAGATTCTGTCTCCGCTCACGTCGGCTGTGGCGTACTTCAACAGCTGCATCAACCCACTTCTGTATTTCTGCATGGGGCTGCAGGGGAGGGGCCACTTCAGGCAGAGTCTGACAGGGGTCTACAAGAGAGCTCTGGAGGACGACCTGGAGAGACAAATGATGCAGTCCAACGAGCAGTCTCTGGACGACAGCACCACGTCCAAACACAGCACCGTCATGGCCACAGGGCGGAGCCTAGCAGTgaaggccacgcccacttttAGTTAG
- the LOC130518715 gene encoding major histocompatibility complex class I-related gene protein-like, producing MLLWKAANNHLLQRNTVLFIRDSCLAHEHRGIQLKISKTPNQRRGDTGQVRSQGEARTARWQKVGLALGNNSSHGTIICTLKDPPHSATVPHHLLHPGLPNIPEFFASVEVSGLEVGYCDTTKKKVEPKTNWAKTFLDHHQEQLDWYTAECVERFPVNMKYWMYNVMEIYNQTGGVHVIQRLDHCELDSETGEISAFSKFGYDGEDLLELDLKTLHWTALTPKALAVKPRWDSDEHRTRWISLYITKKGIGAKVDFVLLMNHHETNDGFLSVPPELPSVSLLQKTPSSPVSCHATGFYPDRATLSWRKGEEELHEDVDHGEMLLNPDGTFQMSVDLNVSSVPPEDWSSYKCVFQLSGGKEITTTLDKNQIRTNWGKPGEPLKVQ from the exons ATGCTGCTCTGGAAGGCAGCAAACAATCACCTGCTTCAGCGGAACACAGTCCTCTTTATTAGAGATTCATGTTTGGCCCATGAGCATCGAGGCATTCAACTCAAAATTTCAAAGACTCCAAATCAAAGGAGAGGAGACACTGGTCAGGTGAGAAGTCAGGGTGAGGCGAGGACAGCGCGGTGGCAGAAAGTAGGCCTTGCCCTGGGGAACAACAGCAGCCATGGGACAATTATATGCACTTTAAAAGATCCTCCGCACAG TGCAACCGTCCCTCACCATTTACTACACCCTGGACTCCCAAACATCCCTGAGTTTTTTGCAAGTGTGGAGGTCAGTGGACTTGAGGTTGGATACTGCGACACCACTAAAAAGAAAGTAGAGCCAAAGACAAACTGGGCAAAGACGTTCCTGGACCATCACCAAGAACAGCTGGACTGGTACACTGCAGAGTGTGTGGAGCGTTTTCCAGTCAACATGAAGTACTGGATGTACAATGTGATGGAGATCTACAACCAGACTGGAG GTGTCCATGTTATACAGAGGCTTGATCATTGTGAATTGGACAGTGAGACAGGAGAAATCTCTGCTTTCTCAAAATTTGGTTATGACGGAGAAGACCTGTTGGAACTGGACCTGAAGACGCTGCACTGGACGGCTCTGACACCAAAGGCTCTCGCTGTAAAACCCAGATGGGATTCTGATGAACATAGAACACGCTGGATTAGTCTGTACATCACCAAGAAAGGA ATTGGGGCGAAGGTTGACTTTGTCCTGCTGATGAACCACCATGAGACAAATGATgggttcctctctgtccccccagaGCTGccgtcagtgtctctgctccagaagaccccctcctctcctgtcagctgcCACGCTACAGGCTTCTACCCCGACAGAGCCACACTGTCCTGGAGGAAAGGTGAAGAGGAGCTCCATGAGGACGTGGACCACGGAGAGATGCTCCTCAACCCTGACGGAACCTTCCAGATGAGTGTTGACCTGAACGTGTCCTCAGTCCCACCTGAAGACTGGAGCAgctacaagtgtgtgtttcagctgtctGGAGGGAAGGAAATCACCACAACACTGGACAAAAACCAGATCAGGACCAACTGGGGGAAGCCTGGTGAGCCTCTGAAGGTCCAGTAA